In Sulfurovum xiamenensis, the genomic window GTTTACGAAATGGCAAAGTGTATCAGCAGGATTTTTCGACATCTGGAATATCATTTTGTGAACCGCAGAGGACATACCTTTATGTTGAACTGAGGGATACAAATTAAAATATATATAAGTAGTATTTTAAACGTTAAATCAGCCTTTAGTATGAAAACCTTATAAAATATATAAATTTATGAGGATTTCTCCAACGCTAGAAACTATGTTAGATTATAAGGTTTTCATTAAGTCTTATTTGATAATTAACAATATAATCCCAATGATACTTAAAATAAGACCAGCATATGTACCGTAAATAAGTGAACTATATACAAACCTACTAGCATAAAAATTCCAAAGGTGTAACCGTTCTATGACAGTTACTTTTTCATTGTTTTGTAATTGTTCTCGTGTATGCTTTGTTTTTTCTTCAAGCCTTTCTGCACCATTTTCAATGCTTTTTTGTCCAATATAATCATATCCACGTCTTGTAATCCAACATAAATATGCTATTCCTAATCCAATAATAATTAAAGTTTTGCCCATTTCTTCTCTTACTTAGTATCAATTTGTAAAGTTTCATTAATCTTGATCATGCGTATATCTCCTTGATCTCATCCTGTATCCCTTATTCAATAATAAGAACTAGCTCTTTCAGAGACTTGTATTTATTTACTCTTTGCCTTTAACGAATAAAAGTACTAAATGGACAACATTGGAGAGAAAAGGAACTAATATTAATACACTCCACCATTCTGATTTTCCTATATGTCGTAAACGTTTTACAGTAAGTATGATAAACGTGTAGTGAAAAATAATTATCGTAGGAATTGACATTAAATAACCCATAGGCGAATTAGGTAATATTCTCTCAGATACACCAACTATTATCGTAATGAATATTACCAGAAGTGCTATTCCGATAACTATCATAGAATGACGAAAATATGTCATTCTATTAATGCTTCCTGTTGGATTAAAATATATTTCCATTTTGTACCTTCTGTTATGAGATTTCAGTGTCATGAGTATAACAAAAACATCTTGGTCTAACAGCCTTATAAAATATATAACTTTATGAGGTCTTCATTCTTTCCATATTCTATTTTAGATTATAAGGTTTTGACTTTTGTTATAATATTTTATTCAAGAAGTGGAAGAGTTTAATGAGAAAAATTATTTTAATTTTATTAATTATGTCTTTACAGTTATTTGGACAAGATAATAAGTATAAAGTTGGGTTTGTTATTCATGATTTTACACATGACATACTTACAAATGTAAAGTTTAAATACCCGAAGAAAGTAAAAGATTTTGTTAAGATAACATATTTTTCGCTTGAACTAGATGGCCATAAACTATACGATGCGTCGTCAAATCCATTGAGTGGAGGAATACTAGGAGTCAGTTTTTTTGTAAATAAAAGGCCAAATGCTAAAAATATTAAGTTATCTTATATTGATAGTCTTGGGCATACTGATCAAAGAATTAAAAGTATTCATAATGAAAATGTCAAAGTTAGACAAATTAGTTCACAAGATTTAATTAAAAATGAATATACAGATCACCAGCTATGGAAAATAAAAGATAGCGAAACTGCTAAAACATTCTTATATGGTTCAAGAGAACCAATATTTGGGAAAATCTTGCTTTGTATTCCAGATCCAATGGAAGAAAGTAGTCATGGTGTTACTTTGAAAATGAAATCAGATGTTCAATTTGAATCACTGGCAATTTTTACAGATAATAATACTTATGCAACTATTGCTACCATAAATTTTTTCAATAAGACTATCCCTGATTATATCAGTATTAGTATGGAAAAAGATGGAAAAATTATCATAGTTGGGAAAGGAATAGATGGGGAGTTATATCAAGTTTCTCATCATATACAATTTGTCAAAGAAGTAGACAATGGAAATATCAATTGCCACTATTAAATTGTGTACGATTTATATCGAGAATGTCTTGTTTTCATTTTTAGAAAATACAAAGTTCGTAATGACTCCTTATATTTACTATGATATCTTATTTATTAATTAGATAAAATCTTTCATTTATCCTCCACCACCACAACCATCTGCACAAGCCACACGAGCCTTCTCGCTTGTTATATAAATATTTCCCATACTGTCTTTTCCTACGATAATAATAGAATAGTCAGTACAGGTAAACATACGCACATTAAATTTAAGATCTATCATTTTCACTTTATCAAGAGAAAATACCGCTATTGTGGGATATTTGTTTTGATTATTAAAAATTGCAAAAGATTCCAAGTCAACATCGGACGAAATATGAATAGGAATTAGTGTATGACAATAATTATGTTCTTTTAAAGAAAGCGTTATTTTGTTTTCAATAGGTTCCTTTACGGTACCATAAAGTGCTTTTATCGCTTCATCAATATTTTTAGATTTAAAAATTTGAGGATTTTGTTTTCTGTAATTAATTGTTTCTACTTTGTCATATAATGCTGTGGCTTTAGATGGAGTCAAATATTGGCTCTTGCCTTTGTTGGTATTTGCATCATAATTATTTTGAGAACCTTTGTTGTCAGTAATAATAAATTTTATATTTTCAGATCCCTCAATATCAATATATTTAAATTTAATAATTAGATTTTCACGCATATAAGGACTTGTAGAAACATCTAATATTTTTTTATCATTT contains:
- a CDS encoding thiosulfate oxidation carrier complex protein SoxZ, with the protein product MKKLTSFINTLLFPVLLVATPNETNYLRLKTTWDNNITYLKFMLKSPMIGEERYNNQKGMEENYISHISVIDIKNDKKILDVSTSPYMRENLIIKFKYIDIEGSENIKFIITDNKGSQNNYDANTNKGKSQYLTPSKATALYDKVETINYRKQNPQIFKSKNIDEAIKALYGTVKEPIENKITLSLKEHNYCHTLIPIHISSDVDLESFAIFNNQNKYPTIAVFSLDKVKMIDLKFNVRMFTCTDYSIIIVGKDSMGNIYITSEKARVACADGCGGGG
- a CDS encoding DUF805 domain-containing protein; the encoded protein is MTLKSHNRRYKMEIYFNPTGSINRMTYFRHSMIVIGIALLVIFITIIVGVSERILPNSPMGYLMSIPTIIIFHYTFIILTVKRLRHIGKSEWWSVLILVPFLSNVVHLVLLFVKGKE